From Juglans regia cultivar Chandler chromosome 8, Walnut 2.0, whole genome shotgun sequence, the proteins below share one genomic window:
- the LOC108986809 gene encoding probable mannitol dehydrogenase, whose translation MAKSPEEQHPVKAFGWAARDSSGLLSPFKFSRRATGDKDVRFKVLYCGICHSDLHKIKNEWGSSKYPLVPGHEIVGEVTEVGNEVKKVKVGDKVGVGYLVGACHSCENCNNDLEIYCPQTILTCDDIYHDGTITYGGFSDTMVANERYIIRFPENLPLDASAPLLCAGITLYSPLKYYGLAEPGKHIGIVGLGGLGHVGVKFAKAFGAKVTVISTSANKKDEALGHLGADSFLNSRDQEQMQAAQGTFDGILDTVSAVHSILPLIGLLKSHGKLVMLGAPEKPLELPVFPLLLGRKMVAGSATGGLKETQEMLDFAAKHNITADIELIPIDYLNKAMERLAKGDVRYRFVIDIGNSLASTNH comes from the exons atggcGAAATCACCCGAAGAACAGCACCCGGTAAAGGCCTTTGGATGGGCAGCTAGAGATTCTTCTGGCCTTCTCTCGCCTTTCAAATTCTCCAGAAG GGCAACCGGAGACAAGGATGTAAGGTTCAAAGTTCTTTATTGTGGGATATGCCACTCCGACCTTCACAAGATCAAAAACGAGTGGGGTAGTTCCAAATACCCACTTGTACCTGG GCACGAAATTGTTGGGGAAGTGACAGAAGTAGGGAACGAGGTGAAGAAAGTTAAAGTGGGAGACAAGGTGGGAGTGGGATACTTGGTTGGTGCATGCCACTCCTGCGAGAACTGCAACAATGACCTTGAAATTTACTGTCCCCAAACGATACTGACATGTGATGACATATACCATGATGGCACAATTACATACGGAGGCTTCTCAGACACTATGGTAGCTAATGAGCGCTACATCATTCGATTCCCTGAAAACTTACCACTCGATGCTAGTGCTCCCCTTCTTTGTGCTGGGATTACACTTTACAGtcctttaaaatattatgggttAGCAGAGCCTGGTAAACACATTGGGATTGTTGGCCTAGGTGGACTTGGTCATGTGGGTGTTAAATTTGCCAAGGCTTTCGGAGCAAAAGTGACTGTAATTAGTACCTCCGCCAACAAGAAGGATGAAGCTCTGGGGCATCTTGGTGCTGACTCGTTCTTAAATAGTCGTGACCAAGAACAAATGCAG GCTGCCCAGGGCACGTTTGATGGAATACTGGATACAGTATCTGCTGTGCATTCTATTCTGCCCTTAATTGGTCTATTAAAGTCTCATGGAAAGCTTGTTATGTTGGGTGCACCAGAGAAACCGCTTGAGCTACCAGTCTTTCCTCTACTTTTGG GAAGGAAAATGGTTGCGGGGAGTGCCACCGGAGGATTGAAGGAAACTCAAGAGATGCTAGATTTTGCTGCAAAACATAACATCACAGCAGACATTGAGCTTATTCCAATAGACTACCTTAACAAGGCAATGGAGCGTCTTGCTAAGGGTGATGTAAGATACCGATTTGTCATTGACATTGGAAATAGCTTGGCTTCTACCAACCATTGA